GCAACAAAAAACTCCTCGGAGTAGACCAGATTAGCTGGCAAGTCGGCTTGTTCAAAACGTGTTGACCACAGTGAGCGTGGGATATCTGTTAACAGACCACAGCCATCACCTTCGCCATTAATGAAACCAGATCTATGCTCCATCTTAATCAGCGCGTCAACCGCGTTTAAAATGTTTTGGTGTGTGGGGGCGTTATCCTTATTCACAATCGCTACAATCCCACAGCTATCATGCTCTGCATGATGGAAGTTTTTAAATTCACTTGGTGTCCATTTTCTCATATCAACTGGTCAGCTGATCTGACCTTCACCTCCTGTTAGATTTATTGACAAGTAATTCAATAATAGCATGAAAATTCAGACCAAACAAGATAATATGACTGAATATTCAAATGTAAGCGTTTTTATACAAAGGAAACAAGCTATTTCAATTATATGAATGTATACACTATACAAGGATGAAAGCGCTTTTATAAAAAAATCTAAAAAATAATAAAACTACACTTCAACGATTTCTCGAAAAGGTGTAGTTTTTTAAACCATAAATGTTTCTCTTCTTAACGTCGAGACATGCCTTGGAAGACCTTGTCTACCGCTTCTAATGTTTCTCGAACGTCCTGCTCGGTATGTTTAATAGTAAGAAACCATGCTTCGTATTTTGATGGAGCGAGATTAATGCCGTGCATAAGCATTCCTTTAAAGAAGGTAGCAAACGCTTCTCCGTCACTCCGTTCTGCTTCTTCATAATTCGTTACTTGATCCACCCCAAAGTAAACGGTGAGGGCTCCACATAAGCGGTTGAGGCAGATGTGAATATCATGTTTTTGCGCTAATTCATTTATACCTTGCTCAAGCTTTTGACCAAGTTGATCTAGATAAGCATACGTATCCTTTTCCTGTAGAACCTCTAAACATGCAATTCCAGCAGAGATTGAAGCTGGATTTCCTGCCATTGTTCCAGCCTGATAAGCAGGACCTAACGGGGCAACCTGCTCCATAATTTCCTTACGACCGCCATACGCACCAATGGGTAGTCCACCACCAATGATTTTTCCGAGAACGGTCATGTCGGGCTCGACGCCAAGGAGATTCTGTGCTCCTCCATACTTAAAGCGAAAGGCAGAAATCACCTCATCATAAATAACAAGTGCTCCTGCGCTATGAGTTAGTTCATTCACCTGCTGCAGAAAATTAGCTTCAGGCTGAACGATACCAAAATTACCAACAATCGGCTCTACTAACACAGCAGCAATCTCTTGGCCCCAACGTTCTAATGCAGCCCTAAAGCTCTTTATGTCGTTAAAAGGAACCGTAATGACCTCGCTTGCAATGCTGCTAGGAACACCAGCACTATCAGGAATTCCTAAAGTAGAGGGACCTGATCCAGCCGCCACTAATACTAAATCGGAATGACCATGATAGCAGCCAGCAAACTTAATAATCTTATCCCTTTTCGTGTAGGCTCTAGCTACTCGAATGGTGGTCATTACTCCCTCTGTACCTGAATTCACAAAACGAATCTTTTCCATTGAAGGGATGGCTTCTCTAAGCATGGAAGCAAAGCGAACCTCAAGCTCAGTAGGTGTTCCATAAAGTGTCCCATTTTGAGCCGCCGTAGTTATAGCTGCAGTGATATGTGAATGGGCATGTCCTGTGATAATAGGCCCGTATGCCGCTAAATAATCAATGTACCGGTTTCCATCAACATCCCAAAAATAAGCACCGTCTGCCTTAGCCATAAAAACAGGGGCTCCTCCACTAACGGCTTTATAGGAGCGTGAAGGACTATTAACGCCTCCAACAATTACGTCCAACGCTTTCTCATATAGCTCTTCAGATGTAGAATGCTTCATTATGTAGTTCCTCCTCGGTTTATTATGTATTAATAATAATATTGAATGTTCATTAAAATAGGAATGGCCTTTTAGTTTAGCTATTCCCTCAGGACTTAGCTGTGATCCAGCTGACAAATTACAATTGTGCTAACGCCTT
This region of Bacillus horti genomic DNA includes:
- a CDS encoding glutamate-1-semialdehyde 2,1-aminomutase produces the protein MKHSTSEELYEKALDVIVGGVNSPSRSYKAVSGGAPVFMAKADGAYFWDVDGNRYIDYLAAYGPIITGHAHSHITAAITTAAQNGTLYGTPTELEVRFASMLREAIPSMEKIRFVNSGTEGVMTTIRVARAYTKRDKIIKFAGCYHGHSDLVLVAAGSGPSTLGIPDSAGVPSSIASEVITVPFNDIKSFRAALERWGQEIAAVLVEPIVGNFGIVQPEANFLQQVNELTHSAGALVIYDEVISAFRFKYGGAQNLLGVEPDMTVLGKIIGGGLPIGAYGGRKEIMEQVAPLGPAYQAGTMAGNPASISAGIACLEVLQEKDTYAYLDQLGQKLEQGINELAQKHDIHICLNRLCGALTVYFGVDQVTNYEEAERSDGEAFATFFKGMLMHGINLAPSKYEAWFLTIKHTEQDVRETLEAVDKVFQGMSRR